A window from Agelaius phoeniceus isolate bAgePho1 chromosome 13, bAgePho1.hap1, whole genome shotgun sequence encodes these proteins:
- the TEX9 gene encoding testis-expressed protein 9 isoform X5 has product MQEDLVNIVFECRKKDDENQNLGTRLKDTEEENSRLQRTTSLQQSQIEKYKMLSQEANKKTERLQQEVTALEKELEGLKRAQKQAAATQSATEVRLNRALEEVEKYKVELNKLKQSNKDVANQELKMIEELKAENKKLQKQKGELITGFKKQLKLIDILKRQKMHIEAAKMLSFTEEEFMKALEWGNY; this is encoded by the exons ATGCAGGAAGACCTGGTAAATATAGTGTTTGAATGCAGGAAAAAG GATGATGAAAATCAGAATTTAGGAACTCGGCTTAAAGATACTGAAGAAGAAAACTCAAGACTGCAACGAACAACCAGCCTTCAGCAGTCTCAGATTGAGAAGTACAAAATGTTGTCacaagaagcaaacaaaaaaactgaaaggTTACAACAAGAGGTCACTGCACTAGAAAAG GAATTGGAGGGTCTAAAGCGTGCCCAAAAGCAGGCTGCAGCCACTCAGAGTGCAACAGAGGTTCGCTTAAACAGGGCCTTGGAAGAAGTGGAGAAGTACAAAGTGGAGCTGAATAAACTGAAGCAAAGCAACAAG GATGTAGCTAATCAAGAACTCAAAATGATCGAAGagttaaaagcagaaaacaagaaaCTGCAGAAACAAAAAGGAGAGCTAATTACAGGttttaaaaagcagttaaaATTAATTGATATTTTGAAGAGACAAAAG atgcaCATTGAAGCTGCCAAGATGCTTTCTTTTACTGAAGAGGAATTCATGAAAGCTCTTGAGTGGGGAAATTATTGA